One Leptospira wolbachii serovar Codice str. CDC genomic region harbors:
- a CDS encoding Zn-ribbon domain-containing OB-fold protein yields MNVTETLPGTHCKQCDFKVAEVTEGCPSCGSESVEMVDLKQNGIIHSFTVVHVGFGALSNRAPYVLAIVQTEENVKLTTVVDGVIDFGSVKIGDKVRFKNVDPKIGPIFQY; encoded by the coding sequence ATGAACGTAACAGAAACTCTACCTGGCACACACTGCAAACAATGTGACTTTAAAGTGGCAGAGGTAACAGAAGGTTGTCCTTCCTGCGGAAGTGAATCCGTAGAAATGGTAGATTTAAAACAGAACGGGATCATCCATTCTTTTACAGTTGTGCATGTTGGTTTTGGTGCTCTGTCCAACCGTGCTCCTTACGTTCTGGCGATTGTTCAAACAGAAGAAAATGTAAAACTTACAACTGTTGTGGATGGTGTAATAGACTTTGGATCAGTAAAAATTGGTGATAAAGTTCGATTCAAAAATGTGGATCCAAAAATTGGCCCTATATTTCAATATTAG
- a CDS encoding 2Fe-2S iron-sulfur cluster-binding protein, whose translation MVKIKIDGVEYEVDEKKNLIDATKEVGVEIPYFCYHPALSIVGMCRMCLIEIEGVPRLQAACNTPVKEGMGIITKSDRVIEARAGTMEFLLANHPLDCPVCDKASECRLQDNAFGSGTGHSRFEFDKRNIPQEEIGTNLIINHNRCIVCYRCVRFEEEKVGESNLGLFERGNHSIIGLAKSEPIDHNYQGALADICPVGALLNNKTLFKSRVWWYKSHKSVCHGCSTGCNVTTNVRDNKMYRYMVRENYDQGMFFLCDKGRFDLDWMNENRLHSYLDHGIPSTSKEVISKIADRMKSAKSIAVLGGAHESNETLEKLKKGFAQISSELGGKSIQWESRVIEAQNKDTEQIDFLLTKDNHPNTRGAIELGITTQSGISGIISAVKSGVIDLVIVLKESIPEGIDPSKVIVFDTNLTEAAKNASLAAPIQIFAEASGSFTNKNGLKQNFEQSMNAIKGLSTSAGVVELIFQKLTERMEASVGNS comes from the coding sequence TTGGTTAAGATAAAGATAGACGGAGTCGAATACGAAGTCGACGAAAAGAAAAACCTCATCGACGCCACAAAAGAAGTCGGAGTCGAAATCCCTTACTTCTGTTACCACCCAGCACTAAGTATTGTCGGTATGTGCCGCATGTGTCTCATTGAAATTGAAGGTGTTCCTCGTTTACAAGCTGCTTGTAACACTCCTGTAAAAGAAGGAATGGGGATCATTACCAAATCAGATCGAGTGATAGAAGCTCGTGCTGGTACTATGGAATTTCTTCTCGCTAATCACCCGTTAGATTGTCCGGTTTGTGATAAAGCTAGTGAATGTCGTTTGCAAGATAATGCATTTGGTTCGGGAACTGGTCATTCTCGATTTGAATTTGATAAACGTAATATTCCTCAAGAAGAGATTGGAACCAATCTCATCATCAATCATAATCGTTGTATTGTTTGTTATCGTTGTGTTCGTTTTGAAGAAGAAAAGGTTGGAGAATCTAATCTTGGTCTTTTTGAAAGGGGAAATCATTCCATCATTGGCCTTGCGAAATCAGAGCCAATCGACCACAACTACCAAGGTGCTTTGGCGGATATCTGTCCCGTAGGAGCACTTCTCAATAATAAAACATTGTTTAAGTCACGCGTTTGGTGGTACAAATCTCATAAATCAGTTTGCCACGGTTGTTCTACGGGTTGTAATGTAACAACGAACGTACGAGACAATAAAATGTATCGTTATATGGTACGTGAGAATTACGACCAAGGAATGTTTTTCCTTTGTGATAAAGGTAGATTTGATTTGGATTGGATGAATGAAAATCGTCTGCATAGTTATCTAGATCACGGGATTCCTTCCACTTCGAAAGAAGTGATTTCAAAAATTGCCGATAGAATGAAATCTGCGAAGTCCATTGCAGTTCTTGGCGGAGCTCATGAATCCAATGAAACATTGGAAAAATTAAAAAAAGGTTTTGCACAGATCTCGTCGGAACTTGGTGGAAAGTCCATCCAATGGGAATCACGTGTGATTGAAGCACAAAACAAAGATACTGAACAGATAGATTTTTTACTCACAAAAGATAATCATCCGAACACACGCGGAGCAATAGAATTAGGAATCACCACACAATCGGGAATTTCTGGAATTATCAGTGCCGTTAAGTCGGGAGTTATTGATTTAGTGATTGTTTTGAAAGAATCTATCCCTGAAGGAATTGATCCGTCCAAAGTGATTGTTTTTGATACTAATTTGACAGAGGCAGCAAAGAACGCTAGTTTGGCGGCACCGATTCAAATTTTTGCAGAAGCAAGCGGTAGTTTTACCAACAAAAACGGTCTCAAACAAAACTTTGAACAGTCTATGAATGCTATCAAAGGATTGTCAACATCGGCAGGAGTTGTCGAATTGATCTTTCAAAAACTGACCGAAAGAATGGAGGCATCCGTTGGGAACAGTTAA
- a CDS encoding acyl-CoA thioesterase: MKAKEDFQHSFRVRYSEVDSQGIVFNANYLNYLDVAITEYFRAKGISYSEFIERFQLDFHVVQSLIDYRNGAKFDDLLNVFLSPSYKSSKIYWSFQILCEGKKICSGMLTYITVSHVTKKIVSLPDEVSELLEFQKIQI, translated from the coding sequence ATGAAAGCAAAGGAAGATTTCCAGCATTCGTTCCGAGTTCGGTATTCGGAAGTGGATTCTCAAGGGATCGTTTTTAACGCAAATTATCTAAACTATTTAGATGTAGCCATTACAGAATATTTTCGTGCCAAGGGCATTTCGTATTCTGAATTTATAGAACGTTTCCAACTTGATTTTCATGTAGTACAATCGTTGATTGATTATCGTAATGGTGCAAAGTTTGATGATCTGTTAAATGTTTTTTTAAGTCCGAGTTATAAATCTTCTAAGATCTATTGGTCGTTTCAAATTTTATGTGAAGGGAAAAAAATTTGTTCGGGGATGCTTACTTATATTACTGTGAGTCATGTAACAAAGAAGATTGTATCATTGCCGGATGAAGTGAGCGAGTTGTTAGAGTTTCAAAAAATTCAAATATAA
- a CDS encoding glycoside hydrolase family 172 protein: protein MYFKYSKLFTKSSRKKKISFLVSSFFFSFLGFIIFISTNVLFADGWESSIWKDKTYRNQRISSADPTNGNDDFIKIPKKKTVTIAEIKTRGVIKHIWMTLASKDLMARKNAVIRIYWDNHKHPSVEVPLGEFFGQGWGEEYILNSAPLVAAPKKGKSMNSYFPMPFETGAKIEIENESDEDISNFYFYIDYEEWKEPLDSSLRFHAQWNRSITQPNTSNGKENEWALLGETEKTVFKKENYFSVLETEGKGQFVGLNLYVDSPTPLWYGEGDDLIFIDGNQTEANLKGTGTEDVFNTAWSPKEVFMHPYFGYPRVSDSVGWLGRTHLYRFWVESPIRFEKNFLFLLEHGHANSLTLDLTSVAYWYQSLIPKPMKVLPKKEFRVNKPEINFRHIHKWRDSFRSEKGYGEIWGNE from the coding sequence ATGTATTTTAAGTATTCTAAATTGTTCACTAAATCAAGTCGGAAGAAAAAGATTTCCTTTTTGGTGAGTTCTTTCTTTTTCTCTTTTCTTGGATTTATAATATTCATTTCTACTAATGTATTGTTTGCTGATGGATGGGAATCTTCGATTTGGAAGGATAAAACCTACCGCAACCAAAGGATTTCCAGTGCCGATCCTACCAATGGGAACGATGACTTTATCAAAATTCCAAAAAAGAAAACGGTGACTATCGCTGAGATTAAAACCAGGGGTGTCATCAAACATATTTGGATGACACTTGCCAGTAAAGATCTTATGGCTCGTAAAAATGCGGTGATCCGCATCTATTGGGACAATCATAAACATCCTTCCGTGGAAGTTCCGTTAGGTGAATTTTTTGGACAAGGCTGGGGAGAAGAATACATTTTAAATTCAGCTCCTTTGGTAGCAGCTCCCAAAAAAGGAAAGTCTATGAATTCTTACTTTCCTATGCCCTTTGAAACAGGAGCAAAAATTGAAATAGAAAATGAATCGGATGAGGATATCAGTAATTTTTATTTTTATATCGATTATGAAGAATGGAAAGAACCATTAGATTCCAGTTTACGTTTTCATGCCCAGTGGAATCGCAGTATTACACAACCTAACACCAGCAATGGGAAGGAAAATGAATGGGCCCTTCTTGGAGAAACAGAAAAGACTGTTTTTAAAAAAGAAAATTACTTCTCCGTTCTCGAAACAGAAGGCAAAGGGCAATTTGTCGGACTCAATTTATATGTAGATTCCCCAACTCCCCTTTGGTATGGAGAGGGAGATGATTTAATTTTTATTGATGGGAACCAAACAGAAGCCAATCTAAAAGGAACAGGAACCGAAGATGTTTTTAACACAGCTTGGTCACCAAAAGAAGTCTTTATGCATCCATACTTCGGATATCCACGAGTCTCGGATTCTGTTGGTTGGTTAGGTAGAACTCATTTATATCGATTTTGGGTGGAATCCCCCATAAGGTTTGAAAAAAATTTCCTATTCCTTTTAGAGCATGGACATGCAAATTCCTTGACCTTAGATTTAACCTCTGTTGCTTATTGGTATCAGAGTCTGATTCCAAAGCCAATGAAGGTTTTGCCGAAAAAAGAATTCCGCGTCAACAAACCGGAAATTAATTTTCGTCACATCCACAAGTGGCGGGATTCATTCCGAAGCGAAAAAGGTTATGGGGAAATTTGGGGAAATGAATGA
- a CDS encoding sensor domain-containing diguanylate cyclase, which translates to MNEINTDVFAREIVSQSIDAIVVLDTDSKILFSNLALQSLTGFSKEELDQKTFSFLFPPNEKGEQNSIETFVSSKDSHYIAGFLKELELVTKPKGTIPVEIRAFTIRNEDQMFYAAIIRDVRERRRLEEQKNVLINSLKRLAYMDELTMLPNRRSFAETLQKTVATVKRRNRESVLAVLDIDHFKVINDTYGHDIGDLVLKKMANIFVDCLREEDTVGRIGGEEFGCILPDTTTEGASIVLDRLRESVASHRFFIFDNYYLNITLSIGFTKVHPIQKPEEILKLADIALYQAKNHGRNQIQVYPV; encoded by the coding sequence ATGAATGAGATTAATACAGATGTGTTTGCGAGAGAAATTGTTTCGCAATCCATCGATGCCATCGTTGTTTTAGATACAGATAGTAAAATACTTTTTAGTAATTTAGCATTACAGTCGTTAACTGGTTTTTCGAAAGAGGAATTAGACCAAAAAACGTTTTCTTTTCTTTTTCCTCCGAATGAGAAAGGGGAACAAAATTCCATAGAAACCTTTGTTAGTTCCAAAGATTCCCACTATATCGCCGGGTTTTTAAAAGAATTGGAACTTGTCACAAAACCAAAAGGCACCATTCCGGTAGAAATCCGTGCCTTTACCATTCGCAATGAAGACCAAATGTTTTATGCAGCAATCATTCGTGATGTGAGGGAACGTAGACGACTTGAAGAACAAAAAAATGTTCTTATCAATAGTTTGAAACGATTGGCCTACATGGACGAACTCACCATGTTGCCCAACAGGCGTTCCTTTGCTGAAACCTTACAAAAAACAGTCGCTACCGTCAAACGACGTAACAGGGAATCAGTTCTCGCAGTCCTCGACATCGATCATTTTAAGGTCATCAACGATACTTACGGCCATGACATTGGGGATTTGGTTTTGAAAAAAATGGCCAATATCTTTGTGGATTGCCTACGAGAAGAGGATACCGTGGGAAGGATCGGCGGAGAGGAGTTTGGTTGCATTCTGCCAGATACTACCACCGAAGGGGCTTCCATCGTTCTGGACCGCCTTCGGGAATCTGTGGCTAGCCACCGATTTTTCATTTTTGATAACTATTATCTCAATATCACTCTGAGTATAGGTTTTACTAAGGTGCACCCGATCCAAAAACCAGAAGAGATTTTGAAGTTGGCTGACATTGCGCTCTACCAAGCCAAAAATCATGGGCGTAACCAGATCCAAGTTTATCCTGTGTGA
- the hrcA gene encoding heat-inducible transcriptional repressor HrcA, which translates to MDLSPRHRSILKALVEEFVSDNKPVGSKTLSEKYDIGVSPATIRSCLAELEEMGFIVARHTSGGRVPTERGYRLYVDSLVTLFELTMREKQRIQEEYLRMQFRLDQVLIATSKVLASLSQSASVVLGPEGSLDTLKHIELIHVNGGEVLMILVMRSGTVLNRNIFFDYHISQETLYQISRYLNDNVKGFDVHEIQSNLIPKMMIQKEGPEGFSQFAPSIARAMGSDSQSVDNLYIDGLKNLYENFKDEEEQLENILHLFDEKQFLKEFFSDYVPMDGVYTIIGKDGNEKLGGVTIITTNYRMGEKRIGSMGIIGPQRMNYNKALPLIEFTSKLVSEMITKLSR; encoded by the coding sequence ATGGATCTTTCGCCTAGACATCGTTCTATTTTGAAAGCTTTGGTCGAGGAATTTGTTTCGGATAACAAACCAGTCGGATCCAAAACCCTTTCTGAAAAATACGATATCGGAGTCTCACCCGCTACCATTCGATCCTGCTTAGCAGAATTAGAGGAGATGGGTTTTATCGTGGCACGCCATACTTCGGGAGGTCGGGTTCCGACAGAACGAGGGTATCGGCTGTATGTGGATAGTTTGGTGACTCTTTTTGAGCTTACCATGCGAGAGAAACAAAGGATCCAGGAAGAGTATCTTCGGATGCAATTTCGATTGGACCAAGTGCTCATCGCCACATCCAAAGTATTGGCTTCCCTTTCGCAATCTGCGAGTGTGGTTCTTGGTCCGGAAGGATCACTCGACACACTCAAACATATTGAACTCATCCATGTAAATGGTGGAGAGGTTCTTATGATTCTTGTTATGCGGTCAGGAACTGTGCTTAATCGAAATATTTTTTTCGATTACCACATCTCGCAAGAGACCTTGTACCAAATTTCAAGATATTTGAATGATAACGTCAAAGGTTTTGATGTTCATGAAATTCAGAGTAATCTGATTCCTAAGATGATGATACAAAAGGAAGGTCCAGAAGGATTTTCTCAATTTGCACCATCGATTGCGAGAGCCATGGGATCAGATAGCCAATCTGTTGATAACTTATACATCGATGGATTGAAAAACTTATACGAAAACTTTAAGGATGAAGAGGAACAATTAGAAAACATCCTGCATCTATTTGATGAAAAGCAGTTCCTCAAAGAGTTTTTTAGCGATTATGTTCCGATGGATGGTGTTTATACCATTATTGGAAAAGATGGTAATGAGAAGTTAGGTGGTGTAACCATCATCACAACAAATTACCGAATGGGAGAGAAGAGGATCGGTTCCATGGGAATCATTGGTCCTCAGAGGATGAATTATAACAAAGCATTACCTTTGATTGAATTCACCTCAAAGTTAGTTTCAGAAATGATTACGAAATTGAGTAGATAG
- a CDS encoding NuoI/complex I 23 kDa subunit family protein, with the protein MGTVNVVNVAKRHQFSWYEKFYFWSIGKGLWITLKHFLKVALFNKQVTIEYPDKKRQYSTRFRGMHSMKRDEQGRERCTACFCCMWICPANAIHIEAAEVSSERQHLHPEDKYAKKFEINLLRCIFCGLCEEACPKGAIYLDGTGEMAADNREDLFLTKERMMEKTGGPILGQRN; encoded by the coding sequence TTGGGAACAGTTAATGTAGTCAACGTCGCTAAAAGACACCAGTTCTCTTGGTATGAGAAGTTTTATTTTTGGTCTATTGGCAAAGGTCTTTGGATCACACTGAAACATTTCCTCAAGGTAGCTTTGTTTAACAAACAGGTTACCATTGAATATCCGGATAAAAAAAGACAGTATTCCACTAGGTTTCGCGGAATGCACTCGATGAAACGAGATGAACAAGGTCGGGAAAGATGTACTGCTTGTTTTTGTTGTATGTGGATTTGTCCTGCCAATGCCATTCATATCGAAGCGGCCGAAGTTTCTTCGGAACGCCAACACCTCCATCCAGAAGACAAATATGCGAAGAAGTTTGAAATCAACTTACTACGTTGTATCTTTTGTGGACTTTGTGAAGAAGCCTGTCCTAAGGGTGCTATCTATTTGGATGGAACGGGTGAGATGGCGGCTGACAACCGTGAAGATTTATTTTTAACGAAAGAAAGAATGATGGAAAAGACAGGTGGCCCAATTCTCGGCCAAAGGAATTAA
- a CDS encoding [protein-PII] uridylyltransferase family protein — protein sequence MMKSELKAKLQRTFPKAKTVSSGRLFTRQLSNLVDESIRTLFNEVSDGIPLKDHLCLIAVGGYGRRELAPYSDIDLLYLHDGKLSDKLLSEIISKINTFLYNNEKEVGHSCRTIKESFLYLDQIETFHAVLDSRFLVGSEVLFQKYKTEFLGKIPEKTIKVFNEWKLSYLRERIINSYNPILLSEPNIKNDPLGLRDIQHMYWIEKTNPLADSADGGIFDFYLIGDSLTLLSAYDFLLLTRSALHIISGRKNDRLDLGLQAEVAEFLGFGPKNEIKTLESFMSQFYKAQKEVYFYIGTYLDEKTNRNKKRIQRELSNPDSLYDDIIQFFAESQLNEEEPSRIDLNEIRFASHFLDDDFKNQKSVLDTFLGMLRQKKRVGHTLTLMHECNILGKLIPEFGACTNFPLFSYHHQYTVDEHTLLILRELDVLIADLWEDRQIQDVFNVCEKIEILALAILIHDAGKVKEGDHSQYGAELALIIAERFRLSEEDTELLRFLVAEHIVMSELSSKRDIYDPKLIASFAKQFSNENTLRLLYILTIIDTKSVGQGILTNWKKEILHFLFTSTLAYLQKGNLADTQERIESTLETYLIEKEGLTTEQSERIVEFGMQIRPSSYLNYNTPRRVYQHFILLYDWKSSGLPFRMIAEREPAFVTLSIFAQSDKQMLLYLSGTISSLGLNLVGLRLFRTEEDQLILQAQITDEFGSGEIAEEQISDIESTLADCIEGKTNIEDLASTTNIWKTLPEIPDGMVEELVKFANDLSESYSVLEVRVPDSIGLVYRILKTLLDFELEVIFVRISTSADFAYDSFHIQTKNGKKIEDTGLLLAIKEKILSVARVKENLGIMEINF from the coding sequence ATGATGAAATCAGAACTCAAGGCAAAACTGCAACGGACATTCCCAAAAGCCAAAACAGTTTCATCTGGTCGGCTCTTCACACGCCAGTTGAGTAATCTTGTTGATGAGTCCATTCGGACTCTTTTTAACGAAGTATCCGATGGGATCCCATTAAAAGACCATCTTTGTTTGATTGCCGTTGGTGGGTATGGCCGAAGGGAACTGGCTCCCTATTCCGATATTGATCTTCTTTATCTGCATGACGGAAAACTCTCCGACAAACTCCTAAGCGAAATCATTTCAAAAATTAACACATTCTTATATAACAACGAAAAGGAAGTGGGGCATTCTTGCCGCACGATCAAAGAATCTTTTTTGTATTTAGACCAAATCGAAACCTTCCATGCTGTCCTTGATTCGCGGTTTCTTGTGGGGTCAGAAGTCCTTTTTCAAAAATACAAAACAGAATTTCTCGGGAAAATTCCTGAAAAAACCATCAAAGTTTTTAACGAATGGAAATTGTCTTACCTTCGCGAACGAATCATCAATTCTTACAATCCCATCCTACTTTCTGAACCTAACATTAAAAATGATCCATTAGGACTTCGTGATATACAACATATGTATTGGATTGAAAAAACCAATCCTTTGGCCGACTCCGCTGATGGGGGTATTTTCGATTTTTATTTGATTGGTGATAGTTTAACTCTTCTATCAGCTTACGATTTTTTACTATTAACAAGATCGGCACTTCACATCATCAGCGGTCGTAAAAATGATCGATTGGATTTGGGTTTGCAAGCGGAAGTGGCGGAGTTTTTAGGTTTTGGACCAAAAAACGAAATCAAAACTCTCGAATCCTTTATGAGCCAATTCTACAAAGCCCAAAAGGAAGTGTATTTTTATATTGGAACATATTTGGATGAAAAAACCAATCGAAACAAAAAAAGAATCCAAAGAGAACTTTCTAATCCGGACAGTTTGTATGATGACATCATCCAATTCTTTGCGGAATCTCAATTAAACGAAGAAGAACCTTCTCGAATCGATTTAAATGAAATCAGATTCGCATCACACTTCTTAGATGATGATTTCAAAAACCAAAAATCTGTTTTAGATACTTTTCTCGGCATGTTACGGCAAAAAAAACGTGTTGGGCATACCCTCACTCTTATGCATGAGTGTAACATTCTTGGAAAACTGATTCCTGAATTTGGCGCTTGTACAAACTTTCCTCTATTTAGTTATCACCACCAATACACCGTGGACGAACACACTCTCCTTATCTTAAGGGAACTTGATGTTCTCATCGCCGATTTATGGGAAGACCGACAAATTCAAGATGTATTTAATGTATGTGAAAAAATTGAGATTTTGGCCCTAGCCATTCTCATCCATGACGCGGGAAAGGTTAAAGAAGGAGACCATAGCCAATATGGTGCGGAACTTGCTCTCATCATTGCAGAAAGGTTTCGGTTGTCAGAAGAAGATACGGAACTTTTACGATTCCTCGTTGCCGAACATATTGTGATGTCAGAACTTTCTTCTAAAAGAGATATTTATGATCCCAAACTCATCGCCTCTTTTGCAAAACAATTTTCGAACGAAAACACCTTGCGGTTGTTATACATACTTACCATTATCGATACTAAGTCAGTAGGGCAAGGAATCCTAACCAACTGGAAAAAAGAAATCTTACATTTCCTATTCACTTCCACTCTAGCATATCTGCAAAAAGGAAATCTTGCCGATACCCAAGAACGGATTGAATCAACTCTCGAAACCTACTTAATCGAAAAAGAAGGACTAACCACCGAACAATCGGAACGGATTGTTGAGTTTGGAATGCAGATAAGGCCTTCCTCCTATTTAAACTACAACACTCCCAGACGAGTGTATCAGCATTTCATCTTACTGTATGATTGGAAAAGTTCAGGATTGCCATTCCGGATGATCGCAGAAAGAGAACCTGCCTTCGTCACTTTGTCCATCTTTGCCCAATCCGACAAACAAATGTTACTGTACCTTTCGGGAACCATCTCTTCTTTAGGACTTAATTTGGTAGGACTCCGTTTATTTAGAACTGAAGAGGACCAACTCATTTTACAAGCACAAATCACTGATGAATTCGGAAGTGGTGAGATCGCAGAAGAACAAATATCAGACATTGAATCTACACTCGCCGATTGTATCGAAGGGAAAACCAATATTGAAGATTTGGCCTCCACAACCAATATCTGGAAAACACTACCTGAAATTCCCGACGGAATGGTAGAAGAGTTGGTCAAATTTGCCAACGATCTTTCTGAATCTTATTCTGTTTTAGAAGTCAGAGTTCCTGATTCCATTGGACTTGTGTATCGAATCTTAAAAACATTACTCGACTTTGAACTCGAAGTGATTTTTGTTAGGATCTCAACCAGTGCGGATTTTGCTTATGACTCCTTTCATATCCAAACCAAAAATGGTAAAAAAATTGAAGATACAGGCCTGCTACTGGCAATCAAAGAAAAAATCCTCTCGGTAGCTCGAGTGAAAGAAAACCTAGGAATCATGGAGATTAACTTTTAA
- a CDS encoding acetyl-CoA C-acetyltransferase, with product MGNSYIIDAVRTPRGKGKKRGTLASVHPQELAAATLKAIQSRTGIDPKTVEEVVMGCVSQVADQAACIARYAVMAAHWPKEVPGYTVNRFCGSGLQALNNVANHVGSGAMELGIGGGVESMSRVKMGDDMMGRDFNVGNDKIASYYNLVPQGISADLIATKYDISREEADRFAESSQLKAHAAVQNGYFKKSVIPITLDDGTVVTEEENPRLESDYAFLSGLGPVFKTIGEKELDAIALRSYPEVTKINHIHTLGNSSGIVDGAAAILVTNDEGLKKYGLKPRARVLATVATGEDPTIMLTGPVSASQKALKQAGLSVKDIDLWEINEAFASVVLYVKKTLGIDESKINVNGGAIALGHPLGATGAILTGTVLDELERRDLRYGLITLCIGGGMGIATIIERLK from the coding sequence ATGGGGAATTCCTATATTATTGATGCTGTCCGAACTCCGAGAGGAAAGGGCAAAAAACGCGGGACACTTGCATCCGTCCACCCACAAGAATTAGCTGCCGCCACATTAAAAGCCATCCAATCACGTACCGGAATCGATCCAAAAACGGTTGAAGAAGTTGTAATGGGTTGTGTATCCCAAGTTGCTGACCAAGCTGCATGTATCGCACGTTATGCGGTTATGGCTGCTCATTGGCCAAAAGAAGTTCCAGGTTATACTGTGAACCGATTTTGCGGTTCTGGATTACAAGCATTGAACAACGTGGCAAACCATGTTGGATCAGGAGCTATGGAACTCGGAATCGGTGGTGGAGTAGAATCCATGAGCCGAGTGAAAATGGGTGATGATATGATGGGACGTGATTTTAACGTTGGTAACGATAAAATTGCATCTTATTACAACCTAGTTCCACAAGGTATTTCTGCTGACCTAATCGCAACCAAGTATGATATTTCACGTGAAGAAGCAGATCGTTTTGCTGAATCTTCACAACTTAAAGCACATGCTGCAGTTCAAAACGGTTACTTTAAAAAATCTGTGATCCCAATTACTTTGGATGATGGAACTGTTGTGACTGAAGAAGAGAACCCACGTTTGGAATCGGATTATGCATTCCTTTCTGGACTTGGCCCTGTATTCAAAACCATCGGTGAAAAAGAATTGGATGCCATTGCATTACGTTCTTATCCAGAAGTAACAAAAATCAACCACATCCACACACTTGGTAACTCTTCCGGTATCGTGGATGGTGCTGCTGCGATTCTTGTAACTAATGATGAAGGACTTAAAAAATACGGTTTAAAACCACGAGCAAGAGTTCTTGCAACAGTGGCAACTGGTGAAGATCCAACTATCATGTTGACTGGTCCTGTTTCTGCTTCGCAAAAAGCTTTGAAACAAGCAGGTCTTAGTGTAAAGGACATTGACCTTTGGGAAATCAACGAAGCATTCGCCTCTGTAGTGTTATATGTAAAGAAAACACTCGGAATTGATGAATCCAAAATCAATGTAAATGGGGGAGCGATTGCTCTTGGACATCCACTCGGAGCAACGGGAGCCATTCTTACTGGAACCGTTCTAGATGAGTTGGAAAGAAGAGACCTTCGTTACGGCCTCATCACTCTTTGTATCGGTGGTGGTATGGGTATTGCCACTATCATTGAAAGATTGAAGTAA
- a CDS encoding response regulator, whose translation MSRPKVYKVLLLEDDESSAKLLLHTLERYNFDVTHVVDGMSGLTKIRNNSFDLVISDVNMPYLDGISFLEKGKDMLKMTPVIMLTAVGDKEQVRRAALSHVTAYLLKPIANQALLEKIAQVLQLKPENIIDKKEFPLVINVTELSISQMLLEIKGCPGKKSTEVIYDRFMLTLGGRATFSNLRINLDKAFFYETKALQILDDLVAKIIKHTNIQASSLFLESEFFSDNVVDLQPYRHLSDVNIISK comes from the coding sequence ATGAGCCGACCAAAAGTTTACAAAGTCCTCCTCCTCGAAGATGATGAAAGTAGTGCTAAACTATTATTACATACTTTGGAAAGATATAACTTTGACGTCACTCATGTCGTGGATGGAATGTCTGGGCTTACTAAAATCAGAAACAATAGTTTTGATTTGGTGATTAGCGATGTGAATATGCCATATTTGGATGGGATTAGTTTTTTAGAAAAAGGAAAGGATATGTTAAAGATGACGCCGGTCATCATGTTAACTGCGGTAGGTGATAAGGAACAAGTCCGACGAGCTGCTCTTAGTCATGTCACGGCTTATCTTCTTAAACCCATTGCTAACCAAGCTCTTTTGGAAAAAATCGCACAAGTATTGCAGCTAAAACCAGAGAACATCATTGATAAAAAGGAATTTCCATTAGTGATCAATGTCACTGAACTCTCCATTTCTCAAATGCTTTTGGAAATCAAGGGTTGTCCGGGGAAAAAATCCACAGAAGTGATTTATGATCGGTTTATGTTGACTCTGGGTGGTCGCGCCACGTTCTCCAATTTGAGAATCAATCTCGATAAGGCCTTCTTTTATGAAACGAAAGCCTTACAGATATTGGATGACCTCGTAGCAAAAATTATCAAACACACCAATATTCAGGCTAGTTCCTTATTCTTAGAATCCGAATTCTTTAGCGACAACGTAGTGGATTTACAGCCCTATCGCCACCTTTCCGATGTAAATATAATTTCAAAATGA